Part of the Pseudomonadota bacterium genome, GATCGACGAAGCCAAACTCGCCTGCCGGATTCCCCGCAATCAGCTGCCCGGGATTCGCATGGGTTTGCATGAGTTGATTGTCAATGCCATTGAGCATGGCAATCTTGAGCTTGAATCCGAGCTTAAGCAGAGGGCGGATTACCTGGTTTTTCTGAAACAGCGGGCCGGGGAGCCGCGTTTCAGCGGGCGTCGGGTGACCATTGAGGTCGGCATCGACGCCGAAAGTTTTGCCTGCGTGATCAGAGACCAGGGGCCGGGTTTTGACTGGCGTTGCCTGCCGGATCCCAGGAATCCGGAAAATCTGTTCAAACCGCACGGTCGCGGCATTATTCTGGCGGGCAATTTTTTTGACGAATTCAATTATAACGAAGCCGGTAATCAGGTGACGGTGCAGAAATCTTTCCCCCTTTAAGGATCTGGAAAATGACCGAAAACTATAAATATGTCGTTCTGCTGGGTGACGGCATGGCGGATGAGCCCCTGGCCGAGCTGGATGGGCGCACGCCGTTGCAGGCCGCGTCTACGCCTAATTTTGATCGTCTGGCTGAAGTTTCCGAACTGGGGACCGCCGTGACCGTGCCGGAAGGTTTTCCAGCAGGCAGCGATGTCGCCAATCTTTCGGTTTTCGGCTATGCTCCGGCCGACTATTATACCGGCCGGGCCCCGCTGGAGGCCGCCAGCATGGGGCTGGAACTGGGTCCCGACGATGTCGTTTTTCGCTGTAATCTGGTCAATATCCTGCATTATCAGGCCCGCGGTTTTATGCACGATTTTTCCGCCGGGCATATCAGCACGGCTGATGCCCACGAGATTATCGCGGCCCTTAATCGCGAACTCAAGACCCCGCAGATTGAATTTTTCCCCGGAGTCAGCTATCGGCATCTGTTGCTGATCCGCAACTGTCCGCCTGAGCTTGCCCGGGTCAGCCTGGCGCCGCCGCATGATATCATCGGTCAGGAGGTGGTTGATCATCTGCCCGCCGATTATGGTTCGCTGCTGCTCAACCTGATGACCTCGTCGCAGATGATTATTCATGGCCTGCCCAAATTCCGGGAAAGGCTGGATCGGGGCGAGGAAACCGCCAATTCAATCTGGCTCTGGGGGCAGGGAAAACGGCCCCGGCTCGATTCCTTCAAGGAGCTTTACGGGGTTTCGGGAGCGGTGATTTCGGCGGTCGATCTGATCAAGGGTATCGGACTGCTGGCCGGCATGGAGGTC contains:
- a CDS encoding cofactor-independent phosphoglycerate mutase — protein: MTENYKYVVLLGDGMADEPLAELDGRTPLQAASTPNFDRLAEVSELGTAVTVPEGFPAGSDVANLSVFGYAPADYYTGRAPLEAASMGLELGPDDVVFRCNLVNILHYQARGFMHDFSAGHISTADAHEIIAALNRELKTPQIEFFPGVSYRHLLLIRNCPPELARVSLAPPHDIIGQEVVDHLPADYGSLLLNLMTSSQMIIHGLPKFRERLDRGEETANSIWLWGQGKRPRLDSFKELYGVSGAVISAVDLIKGIGLLAGMEVIEVPGATGYLDTNYENKAAFALRALAGHDFVYLHVESPDESSHEGSLEKKLQAIGDLDQRLLGPLLEGLARKFPGHRILVLPDHPTPIRLKTHTAAPVPFMLYDSLRPVAGSEAGYNEITAAAAANHFAEGWRLQKHFIGKAVSCNEKL